A single region of the Pararhodospirillum photometricum DSM 122 genome encodes:
- a CDS encoding TetR/AcrR family transcriptional regulator, translated as MARPRAFDETEVLLQALRVFWAKGFEATTLADLLDATGLSKSSLYAAFGGKRELFLAAFAAYRDERRRRLHAALTQAPSGRAALEAYFAKVVAHAQSGEKIFGCMTCNEAVEFGPHDEAVQHLVHDDFRNMEAAFAEALARGVADGSLAPCPLGEQTRARLLVVHLLGLQTLARAKADPAVLDDAVALLFATVLPSQ; from the coding sequence ATGGCTCGCCCCCGTGCCTTCGATGAAACCGAAGTCTTGCTGCAAGCACTGCGGGTGTTCTGGGCCAAGGGCTTCGAGGCCACCACGCTGGCCGATCTGCTGGATGCCACTGGCCTGAGCAAAAGCAGCCTCTATGCGGCGTTTGGCGGCAAGCGGGAGTTGTTTCTCGCGGCCTTTGCTGCCTACCGCGACGAGCGTCGGCGTCGCCTGCACGCCGCCTTGACCCAAGCTCCCAGTGGCCGGGCCGCCCTGGAGGCTTATTTTGCCAAGGTGGTGGCCCATGCCCAAAGCGGGGAGAAAATCTTTGGGTGCATGACCTGCAACGAGGCCGTCGAGTTTGGCCCGCATGATGAGGCCGTGCAGCACCTGGTTCACGACGATTTCCGCAACATGGAGGCCGCCTTCGCCGAGGCCCTCGCCCGGGGCGTTGCCGATGGCTCCCTCGCCCCCTGTCCCCTGGGCGAACAAACCCGCGCCCGCTTGCTGGTGGTCCACCTTCTCGGCCTGCAAACCCTCGCTCGGGCCAAGGCCGACCCCGCCGTGCTCGATGACGCCGTGGCCC
- a CDS encoding acyl-CoA dehydrogenase, translating into MAADKHPFVWEDPLLLEDSLGEEERMIRDTAHAYCQDKLAARVVEANRNEHFDPEILREMGALGFLGPTLPEAYGGAGVNYVAYGLIAREIERIDSGYRSAMSVQSSLVMYPIYTYGSEAQRQKYLPPLARGEWIGCFGLTEPDSGSDPGSLRTRARAVDGGWLVSGTKMWITNAPLADVFVVWAKTEDGVIRGFILEKGMKGLSAPRIEGKFSLRASTTGEIVMEDVFVPADNLLPGVSGLKGPFGCLNRARFGIAWGALGAAESCWHTARQYTLERKQFGRPLAANQLIQWKLANMQTEIALGLQGCLRVGRLMDEGREAPEMISLIKRNSCGKALEIARTARDMLGGNGIADAFPVIRHVMNLEAVNTYEGTHDVHALILGRAMTGLNAFSG; encoded by the coding sequence ATGGCCGCAGACAAGCATCCGTTCGTTTGGGAAGACCCGCTGTTGCTCGAAGACAGCCTCGGCGAGGAAGAGCGGATGATCCGCGACACGGCCCATGCCTATTGCCAGGACAAATTGGCGGCGCGCGTGGTCGAAGCCAACCGGAACGAGCACTTCGACCCCGAGATTCTGCGCGAAATGGGCGCTTTGGGCTTTCTCGGCCCCACCTTGCCCGAAGCGTATGGCGGTGCCGGGGTCAATTATGTTGCCTATGGTCTGATCGCCCGCGAGATCGAGCGCATCGATTCCGGCTATCGCTCGGCCATGAGCGTTCAGTCCTCGCTGGTCATGTATCCGATTTACACCTATGGCAGTGAGGCGCAGCGCCAAAAGTACCTGCCTCCCCTGGCCCGGGGCGAATGGATCGGCTGCTTTGGCCTGACCGAGCCAGACTCGGGCTCCGATCCGGGCAGCCTGCGCACCCGGGCCCGCGCCGTGGACGGCGGCTGGCTGGTTTCGGGCACCAAGATGTGGATCACCAACGCCCCCCTCGCCGATGTTTTCGTCGTGTGGGCGAAGACCGAGGACGGGGTGATTCGCGGCTTCATCCTGGAAAAGGGCATGAAGGGCCTCAGTGCCCCGCGCATTGAAGGCAAGTTCTCCCTGCGCGCCTCCACCACCGGCGAAATCGTCATGGAGGACGTCTTCGTTCCCGCTGATAACCTGTTGCCCGGTGTCAGCGGCCTCAAGGGGCCGTTTGGTTGCCTCAACCGCGCCCGTTTCGGCATCGCCTGGGGAGCGCTCGGCGCCGCCGAGTCCTGTTGGCACACAGCGCGTCAGTACACCTTGGAGCGCAAGCAGTTTGGGCGTCCGCTGGCCGCCAACCAGCTCATCCAGTGGAAGTTGGCCAACATGCAAACCGAGATCGCCCTTGGGTTGCAAGGCTGCCTGCGCGTCGGCCGCCTGATGGACGAAGGCCGTGAGGCCCCGGAAATGATTTCCCTCATCAAGCGCAATAGCTGCGGCAAGGCCCTGGAAATCGCCCGCACTGCCCGCGATATGTTGGGGGGGAATGGCATTGCCGATGCCTTCCCGGTCATTCGCCACGTCATGAATCTAGAGGCCGTGAATACTTACGAAGGCACCCACGACGTTCATGCCCTCATTCTCGGTCGGGCCATGACCGGATTGAATGCCTTTAGCGGGTAA
- a CDS encoding DEAD/DEAH box helicase, whose amino-acid sequence MTLTDFATLGLAEPLLRAVAAEGYTTPTPIQAQAIPALLQGRDLLGIAQTGTGKTAAFVLPTLHRLMGRPERAPRGTCRALFLAPTRELAYQINECVRAYGRFARLSSAVVVGGVRPGPQVKALSTGVDILVATPGRLLDHVGTGILRLDFTEVVVLDEADHMLDLGFLPAIRRIMARLHGERQTVLLSATMPAPIRALANDFLRDPCEVQIAPQSRPIERIEQSVMMVEGHAKRDVLVDLLRQNAEGRSIIFTRTKRGADRVTDHLRASGLPAESIHGNKSQVQRDRALAAFKGTMVRILVATDIAARGIDVDGISFVYNYELPNVPEAYVHRIGRTARAGASGVAISLCDPSERPLLRDIERLIGKSLSGEADPPPPARQRRSGPARPQRPRVVTDDGTEGHRGPRDARTEGHREPRMPREPRAEGNRDPRMPREPHAEGHREPRMPREPRAEGQRDARGPRTRPEGQRDARGPRTRPEGQRDARGPRSAGESREGSQGRKRRSFSAA is encoded by the coding sequence GTGACGTTGACCGATTTCGCGACCCTCGGCCTCGCCGAGCCCCTTCTTCGCGCCGTTGCGGCGGAAGGCTACACGACTCCGACCCCCATTCAAGCTCAGGCCATCCCTGCCCTGCTCCAGGGCCGGGATTTGCTGGGCATCGCCCAAACCGGCACCGGCAAGACGGCGGCCTTTGTGCTGCCCACCTTGCACCGCTTGATGGGGCGCCCTGAGCGCGCCCCGCGCGGCACCTGCCGGGCGCTGTTCCTGGCGCCAACCCGCGAGTTGGCCTACCAGATCAATGAATGCGTGCGCGCCTATGGCCGTTTCGCCCGCCTGAGCTCGGCGGTGGTCGTGGGCGGGGTGCGCCCCGGCCCGCAGGTCAAGGCTCTGAGCACCGGCGTGGATATCCTGGTGGCCACCCCGGGCCGTCTGCTTGACCACGTGGGGACCGGCATCTTGCGCCTGGACTTCACTGAGGTGGTGGTCCTCGACGAAGCCGACCACATGCTGGACCTGGGCTTCCTGCCGGCGATTCGCCGGATCATGGCCCGGCTGCATGGCGAGCGGCAGACCGTCTTGCTCTCGGCCACCATGCCCGCGCCCATCCGCGCCCTGGCCAACGACTTCTTGCGCGACCCCTGCGAGGTCCAGATTGCCCCGCAGTCCCGGCCCATCGAGCGCATCGAGCAATCGGTGATGATGGTGGAAGGCCACGCCAAGCGCGATGTTCTGGTCGATCTGCTGCGCCAGAACGCCGAAGGCCGCTCCATCATTTTCACCCGCACCAAGCGCGGCGCCGACCGGGTCACCGATCATCTGCGCGCGAGCGGCCTGCCGGCCGAATCGATCCATGGCAACAAGAGCCAAGTCCAGCGCGACCGGGCCCTGGCCGCCTTCAAGGGCACCATGGTGCGCATCCTGGTCGCCACCGACATTGCCGCGCGCGGCATTGATGTGGATGGCATTTCGTTTGTGTACAACTATGAGCTGCCCAATGTCCCGGAAGCCTACGTGCACCGCATCGGTCGCACCGCGCGTGCCGGAGCCAGCGGTGTAGCCATTTCCCTGTGCGACCCTTCTGAGCGGCCCTTGTTGCGCGATATCGAGCGCCTGATCGGCAAGTCGCTGAGTGGCGAGGCGGATCCGCCGCCGCCGGCGCGCCAGCGGCGCTCGGGACCGGCCCGGCCGCAGCGCCCTCGGGTCGTGACCGACGACGGCACCGAGGGACACCGGGGACCGCGGGACGCCCGGACCGAAGGACACCGGGAGCCCAGGATGCCGCGGGAGCCGCGCGCCGAGGGCAACCGCGACCCCCGCATGCCGCGTGAACCGCATGCCGAGGGACACCGGGAGCCTCGCATGCCGCGCGAACCGCGCGCCGAGGGCCAGCGCGACGCTCGCGGGCCGCGGACACGGCCGGAAGGCCAACGCGACGCCCGGGGACCGCGGACCCGGCCGGAAGGCCAACGCGACGCCCGGGGACCGCGCAGTGCCGGTGAGAGCCGGGAGGGCTCGCAGGGCCGCAAGCGTCGCTCGTTCTCGGCGGCCTGA
- a CDS encoding SDR family oxidoreductase, with protein MRPVEIPHPPAVASRPATALVTGAARRLGRACALELAALGFDVAVHHRDSPQEAEATAASIRALGRRAVVLTGDLAREDEVLALASAAHDALGPIGVLVNNASVFELDLWDSATRASWDLHLETNLRAPFVLSQAMARALPPQATGVIINLIDQRVWNLTPYFTSYTLSKAGLWTLTQTLALALAPRIRVNAIGPGPALPSVRQTVEQFAAQAAAVPLGHGTSPDEIARALRFILEAPSMTGQMIALDGGQHLGWAQGGTLRALDE; from the coding sequence ATGAGGCCGGTTGAGATTCCGCACCCTCCGGCGGTCGCCTCCCGGCCGGCCACGGCTTTGGTGACGGGCGCGGCGCGGCGATTGGGACGCGCTTGTGCTTTGGAGTTGGCCGCGCTGGGGTTTGATGTCGCTGTCCACCACCGTGATTCGCCGCAAGAGGCCGAGGCCACGGCCGCCTCGATCCGCGCCCTCGGGCGGCGGGCCGTGGTGCTGACGGGCGATCTGGCCCGCGAGGACGAGGTCCTGGCTTTGGCCAGCGCGGCGCACGACGCCCTGGGGCCGATCGGGGTGCTGGTCAACAACGCCTCGGTGTTTGAGTTGGACCTGTGGGACAGCGCCACCCGGGCCTCGTGGGACCTGCACCTGGAAACCAATTTGCGAGCCCCCTTCGTGCTCAGTCAGGCCATGGCCCGAGCCCTGCCTCCCCAGGCCACCGGGGTGATTATTAATTTGATTGATCAGCGGGTGTGGAACCTCACCCCCTATTTCACGAGTTATACCTTATCCAAGGCCGGCCTGTGGACCTTGACCCAAACCCTGGCGCTGGCCTTGGCCCCGCGCATCCGGGTGAATGCCATTGGCCCCGGTCCCGCCCTGCCCAGCGTGCGCCAGACGGTGGAACAATTTGCGGCCCAGGCGGCGGCGGTACCGCTTGGCCACGGCACCTCCCCGGACGAGATCGCCCGGGCCCTGCGCTTCATCTTGGAAGCGCCTTCCATGACCGGCCAGATGATCGCGCTTGATGGCGGCCAGCACCTGGGCTGGGCCCAGGGAGGCACGTTGCGCGCCCTGGACGAGTGA
- the folB gene encoding dihydroneopterin aldolase, translating into MTKRKTSVIEPLRIADARHGVRHVFVRDLTLSASIGVYPHEHQSPQRVRINLDLGVRETGTPLEDNLDNVVCYEAIIVRVRSVVADGHVCLVETLAERVASLCLQDPRVLSVRVRVEKLDVFEDAHSVGVEIERFSPLDR; encoded by the coding sequence GTGACCAAGCGCAAGACCTCCGTGATTGAACCCCTGCGCATTGCCGATGCCCGGCATGGGGTCCGCCACGTCTTTGTGCGTGACCTCACCCTGAGCGCCAGCATCGGCGTGTATCCCCACGAGCACCAAAGCCCCCAGCGCGTGCGCATCAACCTCGACCTCGGGGTGCGCGAGACGGGAACGCCACTGGAAGACAATCTCGACAACGTGGTGTGCTACGAGGCGATCATCGTTCGGGTGCGCTCGGTGGTTGCCGATGGGCATGTCTGCTTGGTCGAGACCCTGGCCGAGCGCGTCGCCTCCCTCTGTCTCCAGGACCCGCGTGTGCTCTCGGTACGGGTGCGGGTGGAGAAGCTTGATGTGTTCGAGGACGCCCACAGCGTGGGGGTCGAGATCGAGCGCTTCAGTCCCCTCGACCGCTAG
- the uvrC gene encoding excinuclease ABC subunit UvrC translates to MEDLSPPLIGADLIRSQLRLLPMSPGVYRMIDTRGDILYVGKARELRRRVTSYTQTHRLPIRLQRMVAQTVALEIITTHTEAEALLLESNLIKQLKPRYNILLRDDKSFPYIEITPGHPFPRIVKVRGGRPQGGSHFGPFASGRAVNDTLYALQRAFMLRTCTDSVFANRSRACLLYQIKRCSGPCVERISAAEYGALVEEARAFLSGKSTALQRELARRMEEAAAALAFEAAAVFRDRIKALTNVQGHQDINLPTLGEADIVALHAEGGQTCVQVFFFRGGRNNGNRPFFPTHGADQSRGEVLESFIGQFYARMPPPRLILLSEDLPNRELVEKALTLRAGTRVTVVVPRRGNRRKLVDHAALNAREALGRRLAETTAHRTLLAGVAQAFHLERPPERVEIYDNSHIQGTHAVGAMVVAGPEGFVKTAYRTFTIRDPSTTPGDDFAMMREVMRRRFSRARTEDPERTRGQWPDLVLIDGGPGQISAVGAVLAELGIHDLVVVGVAKGPDRDAGRERFFPLTGGGPLSFAPNDPVLCYLQRLRDEAHRFAIGSHRAKRSRALSGSPLDTIPGIGASRKKALLHHFGSARAVAQAGLADLEVVEGISAALAKKVYDHFHGGG, encoded by the coding sequence ATGGAAGACCTCTCCCCGCCCCTGATCGGCGCCGACCTGATCCGCTCCCAGTTGCGGTTGTTGCCCATGAGCCCCGGCGTCTATCGCATGATCGACACCCGCGGCGATATTCTGTACGTGGGTAAAGCGCGGGAATTGCGTCGCCGGGTGACGTCCTACACCCAAACCCATCGCCTGCCGATTCGGCTTCAGCGCATGGTGGCGCAAACGGTGGCGCTGGAGATCATCACCACCCACACCGAGGCGGAAGCCTTGCTGCTGGAATCGAACCTGATCAAGCAGCTCAAGCCGCGCTACAATATTTTGCTGCGCGACGACAAAAGCTTTCCCTACATCGAGATCACACCGGGCCACCCCTTCCCGCGCATTGTCAAGGTGCGCGGCGGCCGACCGCAAGGTGGCAGCCACTTCGGCCCCTTTGCCTCGGGCCGTGCGGTCAACGATACCCTGTATGCGCTGCAACGGGCGTTCATGCTGCGCACCTGCACCGATAGCGTGTTCGCCAACCGCAGCCGCGCCTGTCTGTTATATCAAATCAAGCGCTGCTCCGGCCCCTGCGTTGAGCGCATCAGCGCGGCCGAGTATGGGGCACTGGTAGAAGAGGCGCGGGCCTTTTTATCGGGCAAAAGCACGGCCTTGCAACGCGAACTAGCCCGGCGCATGGAAGAGGCGGCCGCCGCCTTGGCGTTCGAGGCGGCGGCGGTGTTTCGCGACCGCATCAAGGCCCTGACCAATGTTCAGGGCCACCAGGACATCAACCTGCCGACTCTGGGCGAGGCCGACATCGTGGCCTTGCACGCCGAGGGCGGGCAGACCTGCGTGCAGGTGTTTTTYTTCCGGGGCGGCCGCAACAACGGCAACCGACCGTTTTTTCCCACACACGGGGCCGACCAGAGCCGGGGCGAGGTGCTGGAGAGCTTTATCGGACAGTTTTACGCCCGCATGCCGCCGCCGCGCCTGATCTTGCTGTCCGAGGACCTGCCCAACCGCGAGCTGGTGGAAAAGGCCCTGACCCTGCGGGCCGGAACGCGCGTCACTGTGGTCGTGCCCCGGCGCGGCAACCGGCGCAAGTTGGTGGACCACGCCGCGCTCAACGCCCGCGAGGCCTTGGGCCGGCGGCTGGCCGAGACCACGGCCCACCGAACCTTGCTGGCCGGGGTGGCCCAAGCGTTTCATCTGGAGCGCCCACCCGAACGGGTCGAGATTTACGACAACAGCCACATTCAAGGGACGCACGCGGTGGGCGCCATGGTGGTGGCGGGTCCCGAGGGTTTCGTGAAGACGGCCTACCGGACCTTCACCATCCGCGACCCCAGCACCACCCCGGGCGACGATTTTGCCATGATGCGCGAGGTCATGCGCCGCCGCTTTAGCCGGGCCCGCACGGAAGACCCGGAGCGCACCCGGGGCCAGTGGCCCGATCTGGTCTTGATCGACGGCGGCCCCGGTCAGATCAGCGCGGTGGGGGCGGTGCTGGCCGAGTTGGGGATTCACGACCTTGTGGTGGTCGGCGTGGCCAAGGGGCCGGATCGTGACGCCGGACGCGAACGCTTTTTCCCGCTAACCGGCGGCGGGCCCCTCAGCTTTGCGCCCAACGACCCGGTGCTGTGCTATTTGCAGCGCCTGCGCGACGAGGCGCACCGCTTTGCCATTGGCAGCCACCGGGCCAAGCGCTCGCGGGCCCTCAGCGGCTCGCCGCTCGATACCATCCCCGGCATCGGGGCCAGCCGCAAAAAGGCGCTGTTGCACCACTTTGGATCGGCGCGGGCGGTGGCCCAGGCGGGGCTCGCCGACCTGGAGGTCGTTGAAGGGATCAGCGCGGCTCTTGCCAAAAAGGTCTATGATCACTTTCATGGGGGAGGATGA
- the pgsA gene encoding CDP-diacylglycerol--glycerol-3-phosphate 3-phosphatidyltransferase, whose product MLTLPNVLTLARIVVIPVMVALFYIDAPAARWVNGTLFIAAAITDFFDGWLARRSNQVSRLGRFLDPIADKLLVAAVLMMLVGVGHISPWSYPAAVVILMREILVSGLREFLAEIQVIMPVTRLAKWKTTVQLVALAVLILGPLPGLGLPVSLLGELLLWVAATMTLITGYDYLRLGLRYMGPEHDQPAPPKKSGAHVPLTPPAPDAPPVNEGPGEAAPPQFFVILALSLSRPWAGAIGETMSERPEASAPSQTGEETALSLLHSAPLALTHFMTWQKRIVTSLLRTRDLQTTLETLVHLIEDLNPGVLCTVMRLSDNRLFFAAGPSFPDFYHEAVDGVEIGEGVGSCGTAAFRGETVIVENLYSHPYWANFRGLMSAVGVASCWSEPVRTHEGRILGTFALYRRKPHIPSAQELEQIKVFADLTAIFMEFCAADQTRQITEQRLLHVVADIPGALYEFRLTRDGTMSLPFLSEGIRRLTGHALGPVVPDARALLMNIATGDRRAALLDSILHSAQTLTPWASDLPLPGDDGPRWLRCEARPRRHPDGSVVWAGVMTDITRDKQKAQQDHATTTALAQTNAALEGFVTTAAEDLSDPLRMIAGFLALLRRRLAPVMDEETREVIDFAVENAQRLEDHVGTLLAYTQSQNEPEAVVALDTVLAESLTLLCTRHPRVNERLRVETPLPSVVGRKTQLILVFQAVLEAFLRPPFTGVTLRTREGESDWEITFASADLRVSGDLPLGLAMARHILTAHQGSLSLEAGRATLRLLKKGEG is encoded by the coding sequence TTGCTGACCCTGCCCAATGTCCTCACCCTCGCGCGCATCGTCGTCATTCCGGTGATGGTGGCCCTGTTCTATATCGACGCCCCGGCCGCGCGCTGGGTGAACGGGACCTTGTTCATCGCCGCCGCCATCACGGACTTTTTCGATGGCTGGCTGGCCCGCCGGAGCAATCAGGTCTCGCGCTTGGGGCGTTTTCTTGATCCCATTGCCGACAAGCTGCTGGTAGCGGCTGTCTTGATGATGCTGGTGGGCGTGGGCCATATCAGCCCGTGGAGCTATCCCGCCGCCGTGGTCATTTTGATGCGCGAGATCCTGGTTTCGGGCCTGCGCGAGTTTCTGGCGGAAATCCAGGTCATCATGCCGGTGACCCGACTCGCCAAGTGGAAGACAACCGTCCAACTCGTGGCTCTCGCCGTGCTGATCCTGGGTCCCCTTCCGGGGCTTGGCCTGCCGGTGAGCCTCCTGGGCGAACTCTTGTTGTGGGTCGCGGCCACCATGACCCTGATCACCGGCTACGATTACCTGCGCCTTGGCCTGCGCTACATGGGACCGGAGCATGACCAACCCGCTCCCCCCAAAAAAAGCGGTGCCCACGTTCCCCTAACACCTCCTGCCCCCGACGCGCCCCCTGTGAACGAGGGGCCTGGGGAGGCCGCGCCTCCCCAGTTTTTTGTTATCCTGGCCCTGTCGCTCTCACGCCCTTGGGCCGGCGCAATAGGGGAAACCATGTCGGAACGACCAGAGGCCTCGGCTCCCTCCCAGACAGGAGAAGAAACGGCGCTGTCGTTACTGCACAGTGCCCCCCTGGCCCTGACCCACTTCATGACGTGGCAAAAGCGAATCGTGACCTCGCTGCTGCGGACCCGCGACCTGCAAACCACCTTGGAAACCCTGGTCCACCTGATCGAGGACCTGAATCCCGGGGTGCTCTGCACGGTCATGCGTCTCTCGGACAACCGCTTGTTTTTCGCCGCCGGCCCCAGCTTCCCCGATTTTTATCACGAGGCGGTGGACGGGGTGGAAATCGGTGAGGGCGTGGGTAGTTGTGGCACGGCCGCCTTCCGGGGCGAGACGGTCATTGTCGAGAACCTGTACTCCCATCCCTATTGGGCCAATTTCCGCGGCTTGATGTCGGCGGTGGGGGTCGCCTCGTGTTGGTCGGAGCCGGTGCGCACCCACGAAGGGCGGATTCTGGGCACCTTTGCCCTCTACCGACGCAAGCCCCATATCCCCAGTGCGCAAGAGCTGGAACAGATCAAGGTGTTCGCCGACCTCACGGCCATCTTCATGGAATTCTGCGCCGCCGACCAGACTCGGCAGATCACCGAGCAACGCCTCCTCCACGTCGTGGCCGACATCCCCGGGGCCCTCTATGAATTTCGCCTGACGCGCGACGGCACCATGAGCCTCCCCTTCCTGAGCGAAGGCATCCGGCGCCTGACCGGCCACGCCCTCGGCCCCGTGGTGCCCGACGCCCGCGCTTTGCTGATGAACATCGCCACCGGTGACCGCCGGGCCGCCTTGCTCGACAGCATCCTGCACTCGGCGCAAACCCTGACACCGTGGGCCAGCGACCTCCCCCTCCCAGGAGACGATGGCCCGCGCTGGCTGCGCTGCGAGGCCCGCCCCCGCCGCCATCCCGATGGCTCGGTGGTGTGGGCGGGGGTGATGACCGACATCACCCGCGACAAACAAAAAGCACAGCAAGACCACGCCACCACCACCGCCCTGGCCCAAACCAACGCCGCCCTGGAAGGCTTCGTGACCACAGCCGCGGAGGACCTGAGCGATCCCTTGCGCATGATCGCGGGTTTCCTCGCCCTGCTACGCCGACGCCTCGCACCGGTGATGGACGAGGAAACCCGGGAAGTGATCGACTTCGCCGTGGAGAACGCCCAGCGCCTGGAAGACCACGTGGGAACCCTGCTGGCCTATACCCAAAGCCAAAACGAGCCCGAGGCGGTGGTGGCGCTCGACACCGTGCTGGCCGAAAGCCTGACGCTGTTGTGCACCCGCCACCCGCGCGTCAACGAGCGCCTGCGCGTCGAAACGCCCCTGCCCTCGGTGGTCGGACGCAAGACCCAACTGATTTTGGTTTTTCAAGCCGTCCTGGAGGCCTTCCTGCGCCCGCCCTTCACCGGGGTGACGCTACGCACTCGTGAGGGCGAAAGCGACTGGGAGATCACCTTCGCCTCCGCTGATCTCCGCGTGTCCGGCGATCTGCCCCTGGGACTTGCCATGGCCCGCCACATCCTCACGGCCCACCAGGGCAGCCTCAGCCTTGAGGCGGGGCGGGCGACGTTGCGGTTGCTGAAGAAAGGGGAAGGGTAA
- a CDS encoding TIGR02186 family protein — translation MRRARAWLVALALGLAVGGRADAQSPIQPLVADLSQHLVAITTAYSGTEVLLFGATDGPGDIVMVVRGPILTHVVRKKDKLGIVWANRESVIFEDVPSFYRVAANRPLEQFAKPEVLSRHQIGTKFLTLPIAQEDTLSPEEQAQFREAFLRLKREAGLYGGDDIGDEDTEPRIQTLSNRLFRVTLKFPANVPVGPYSVEVYLFRDGQVVSAEITPLIISKIGVGADMYGVAMDWPWTYGIVGVIVAVTAGWLAGVLFRK, via the coding sequence GTGAGACGGGCACGGGCGTGGCTGGTGGCCTTGGCCTTGGGGCTGGCGGTGGGGGGGCGGGCCGATGCTCAATCCCCCATCCAGCCGCTGGTCGCCGACCTGTCGCAGCACTTGGTGGCCATCACCACGGCCTACTCGGGCACCGAGGTGTTGCTGTTTGGTGCCACCGATGGCCCCGGTGACATCGTGATGGTCGTGCGCGGCCCCATCCTGACCCACGTGGTGCGCAAAAAGGACAAGCTGGGCATTGTTTGGGCCAACCGCGAGAGCGTGATCTTCGAGGATGTGCCCAGCTTTTACCGCGTGGCCGCCAACCGGCCCCTGGAACAGTTCGCCAAGCCCGAGGTGCTGTCGCGCCATCAGATCGGCACCAAGTTCCTGACCTTGCCCATCGCCCAGGAAGACACCCTGTCCCCCGAGGAGCAGGCCCAATTCCGCGAGGCTTTCTTGCGGCTCAAGCGCGAGGCCGGCCTTTATGGCGGCGACGACATCGGCGACGAGGACACGGAGCCGCGTATCCAAACCTTGAGCAACCGCCTGTTTCGCGTCACCCTCAAGTTTCCCGCCAACGTGCCTGTCGGCCCCTACAGCGTCGAGGTCTACCTGTTTCGCGATGGACAGGTGGTCAGTGCCGAGATCACCCCGCTGATTATCAGCAAAATCGGGGTCGGCGCCGACATGTACGGGGTGGCCATGGACTGGCCGTGGACCTACGGCATTGTCGGGGTGATCGTTGCTGTGACTGCCGGCTGGCTGGCCGGGGTCCTCTTTCGCAAATAA
- a CDS encoding universal stress protein translates to MPLPPAPLHDRTFLVVVDDTEEMRAALTFACRRARATNGRVALVRIIEPPEVQHFAFIGKIIEQETREDAEQTLQRMAAEVNRRSGHLPSLYVRQGKPVDELLALVRDEPGISVLVLAAGAGKDGPGPLVTACGHGLGSRLRIPVTIVPAGMSERDIERLA, encoded by the coding sequence ATGCCCCTTCCTCCCGCTCCCCTGCACGACCGGACTTTCCTTGTTGTCGTGGACGACACCGAGGAAATGCGCGCCGCCCTGACCTTTGCCTGCCGCCGCGCCCGCGCCACCAACGGCCGCGTCGCCTTGGTGCGCATCATCGAACCGCCCGAGGTCCAGCACTTTGCCTTCATCGGCAAAATCATCGAGCAAGAAACCCGCGAGGACGCCGAGCAGACCCTCCAGCGCATGGCCGCCGAGGTCAACCGCCGCTCCGGCCACCTGCCCTCCCTTTACGTCCGCCAGGGCAAGCCGGTGGACGAACTCCTGGCCCTGGTGCGCGACGAACCCGGCATCTCCGTCCTCGTCCTTGCCGCCGGCGCCGGCAAGGACGGCCCCGGCCCCCTGGTCACCGCCTGCGGCCACGGCCTGGGCTCCCGCCTGCGCATCCCGGTGACGATTGTCCCGGCTGGCATGAGCGAGCGTGACATTGAGCGCTTGGCCTGA